The following coding sequences lie in one Carassius carassius chromosome 1, fCarCar2.1, whole genome shotgun sequence genomic window:
- the top3a gene encoding DNA topoisomerase 3-alpha, protein MNVVFRSLRVTVDRRVYRHITVSMIRRTQIKKVLCVAEKNDAAKGIAEIMSNGRSRRREGYSVYNKIYEYEYHLFGQNVTVSMTSVSGHLLSLEFKAPFQKWHSCNPVLLFDAEVEKYCPENFIPIKRTLEREVRQCQALVIWTDCDREGENIGFEVIDVCKAVKPNLQVFRARFSEITPNSIRRSCETLTEPDINVSDAVDVRQELDLRIGASFTRFQTLRLQKIFPQSLSDQLISYGSCQFPTLGFVVERFKAIQAFVPETFFKIKVVHEPNEEESVEFSWKRHRLFNHTACLVLYQMCMEDPMAKVISVTSKPKSKWRPLPLDTVELEKLASRKLRISAKETMKIAEKLYTQGFISYPRTETNMFPQNLNLTTLVEQQTQDNEWGNFAQRILESGGPTPRNGNKSDQAHPPIHPTKYTNSLQGNEKRLYEFIVRHFLACCSKDAQGQEVTVEIEIAEERFSASGLTIIARNYLEVYPYDKWYNKVIPLYMADTTFQPTAIEMVEGQTSPPQLLTEADLISLMEKHGIGTDATHAEHIETIKSRMYVGLTADQRFLPGELGMGLVEGYNSMGYEMSKPDLRAELEADLKLVSEGRKDKASVLSYHVAKYKAVFIESVRKAKKLDEALSNYLGPAQEITEQEQGEMEIPLPVRKCPQCNRDMVLKKKKDSTRMFLSCMGYPSCKAAVWFPDTVLEVSRDESICPTCHPHPVHMLKLKFKRGSLPPMMPLEFVGCIGGCDETLREVLNLRYIRGGEADSVSRAHNGSGSNQHHVPTTNSAPPSRVTPPAPRANGSRPPASLPTPRATQPPAPAQGGAIVCNCGQDALLLTVRKEGPNQGRQFYKCNTGDCKFFLWADPPAEQPAPGGSRGPMTQNPQPPRPSIGFGNVPQQRQNNRGSGGEDGETMCNCNEPAVTRTVMKDGPNKGRMFHTCGKPRDQQCGFFQWVNENVAPATGFSGGDGARPPGNKKASTSSNKPPTAKRPRTCGICHEPGHTRVTCPQDK, encoded by the exons GATCATGTCCAACGGCAGATCGAGAAGA AGAGAAGGCTACTCtgtttacaacaaaatatatgaGTACGAGTACCACCTCTTTGGACAA AATGTAACCGTAAGCATGACATCTGTGTCAGGACATCTCTTGAGTCTTGAATTCAAAGCTCCCTTTCAGAAATG GCATAGTTGTAATCCAGTCCTGTTGTTTGATGCTGAGGTGGAAAAGTACTGCCCTGAGAACTTTATACCCATCAAA AGGACTCTGGAGAGAGAGGTGAGACAGTGCCAAGCTCTGGTCATTTGGACTGATTGTGACAGAGAAGGGGAAAATATCGGCTTTGAGGTCATTGATGTTTGCAAAGCAG TGAAGCCAAACCTTCAGGTCTTCCGTGCACGGTTCTCTGAGATCACCCCCAACTCCATAAGGAGATCCTGTGAGACCCTTACTGAGCCGGACATCAACGTCAGCGATGCGGTGGACGTGAGACAGGAGCTGGATCTCCGCATCG GGGCTTCATTTACCAGGTTCCAGACTTTACGCTTGCAGAAGATTTTCCCACAATCCCTCTCTGATCAGCTCATTAGTTATGGCAGTTGTCAGTTCCCGACCCTTGGCTTCGTGGTAGAGCGGTTTAAAGCCATTCAAGCCTTCGTCCCTGAAACTTTCTTTAAAATCAaag TTGTCCATGAGCCTAATGAAGAGGAATCGGTTGAATTCAGCTGGAAAAGACATCGTCTTTTCAATCACACTGCATGCCTTGTGCTGTATCAGATGTGCATGGAG GATCCGATGGCGAAAGTGATATCTGTAACAAGTAAACCAAAAAGCAAATGGCGACCTTTACCTCTTGACACTGTG GAACTTGAAAAACTGGCTTCAAGAAAACTGAGGATAAGTGCCAAAGAAACCATGAAAATCGCAGAAAAGCTGTACACTCAAGG GTTCATCAGTTATCCTCGTACTGAGACCAACATGTTTCCACAGAACCTGAACCTAACCACACTGGTTGAGCAACAGACACAAGATAATGAATGGGGAAATTTTGCTCAGCGCATTTTGGAAAGCGGTGGGCCCACACCTCGAAATGGAAACAAATCTGATCAGGCCCATCCCCCCATTCACCCCACCAAATACACCAACAGTTTACAG ggaaaTGAAAAGCGGCTGTATGAGTTCATAGTACGTCACTTCCTGGCCTGTTGCTCCAAGGATGCTCAGGGACAAGAGGTGACGGTCGAGATTGAAATAGCTGAAGAGAGATTCTCAGCGAGTGGATTGACGATCATTGCTCGCAATTATCTGGAAGTGTACCCTTACGACAAGTGGTACAATAAG gttattcCATTATATATGGCTGACACCACGTTCCAGCCCACAGCGATTGAGATGGTGGAAGGACAGACCAGTCCACCACAGCTTCTGACCGAGGCTGATCTGATCTCGCTAATGGAGAAACATGGCATTG GTACCGATGCAACACATGCTGAGCACATCGAGACCATAAAGAGTCGCATGTACGTGGGGCTGACGGCTGACCAGAGGTTCCTTCCTGGAGAACTTGGCATGGGTCTCGTTGAAG GGTATAATTCAATGGGGTATGAGATGTCTAAACCAGACCTGAGAGCGGAGTTGGAGGCTGACCTTAAGCTTGTGTCAGAGGGCCGAAAGGACAAAGCCTCTGTCCTCAGTTATCATGTGGCCAAATACAAGGCTGTTTTTATCGAGTCTGTGAGGAAGGCAAAGAA GTTGGATGAGGCTTTGTCAAATTATCTGGGCCCTGCTCAGGAGATTACTGAACAGGAGCAAGGAGAAATGGAGATACCCTTACCAGTGCGAAAGTGTCCACAGTGTAACCGTGACATGGTGCTGAAAAAGAAGAAAGACAGCACCAG GATGTTTCTTTCATGTATGGGATATCCTTCCTGTAAAGCAGCTGTCTGGTTTCCAGACACCGTTCTGGAGGTCAGCAGAGATGAGAGCATCTGTCCAACTTGCCATCCACATCCAGTGCATAT GCTGAAACTTAAATTCAAGAGGGGAAGTTTGCCACCTATGATGCCCCTTGAGTTTGTTGGATGCATTGGAGGATGTGATGAGACTCTCAGAGAGGTCCTAAACTTGAGATATATCCGAGGAGGAGAAGCAGATTCTGTTTCTCGGGCACATAACGGCTCTGGATCAAATCAGCATCATGTTCCTACAACCAACTCAGCACCTCCATCCAGGGTTACACCTCCAGCACCCAGAGCCAACGGCAGCCGCCCCCCAGCAAGTCTGCCTACTCCACGGGCAACACAACCACCAGCTCCAGCCCAGGGTGGTGCCATTGTGTGTAACTGTGGTCAGGATGCCCTTCTTCTCACTGTTCGCAAAGAGGGTCCCAATCAAGGCCGTCAGTTTTACAAGTGTAACACAGGAGACTGTAAGTTCTTCCTGTGGGCTGATCCTCCGGCAGAGCAGCCAGCACCCGGAGGCAGCAGGGGACCCATGACTCAAAATCCCCAACCTCCCAGGCCCTCAATTGGCTTTGGGAACGTACCTCAGCAGAGGCAAAACAACAGAGGATCTGGAGGTGAAGATGGTGAAACTATGTGTAACTGTAATGAGCCTGCAGTGACCAGGACCGTCATGAAAGATGGGCCAAACAAGGGGCGAATGTTCCACACCTGCGGGAAACCACGTGATCAGCAGTGTGGGTTCTTCCAGTGGGTCAACGAAAATGTGGCTCCAG CCACAGGTTTCTCTGGAGGAGATGGTGCCCGACCTCCTGGGAACAAAAAGGCCAGTACTTCCTCAAACAAACCTCCCACGGCCAAAAGGCCGAGAACCTGTGGAATATGTCATGAGCCAGGTCATACACGGGTCACCTGTCCACaggacaaatga